In Streptomyces sp. NBC_00433, a single genomic region encodes these proteins:
- a CDS encoding class I SAM-dependent methyltransferase — translation MDEDRQANKRQDREPGRITVELEGVPETLLWNLYQRSVEAARPGKRVLDDPRSVELVERIDYPFERFGGDGMSQWHALRVACLDGEVRRFLAAHPGGTVVALGEGLETQFWRVDDGRVHWLTVDLPETVEVRGKLLPDDPPRRRTVACSALDLRWMDEVGDDTPPQDVLVTAQGLLMYLPPRDVKRLIAACAERFPGGSFLFDALPRGMVARNQAAGTEPAGGYRAPRWQWGMDTKEYPKVATASPRIADVRSLPLPRGRGVYAIAPVSHLLPGVRSMRMSIVSVRFGPADYRNDARA, via the coding sequence ATGGACGAGGACAGGCAAGCGAACAAGCGCCAGGACAGGGAACCGGGCCGGATCACGGTCGAGTTGGAGGGCGTCCCCGAGACGCTGCTGTGGAATCTCTACCAGCGGTCGGTGGAGGCCGCCCGCCCCGGCAAGCGGGTGCTCGACGACCCGCGCTCGGTGGAGCTGGTCGAGCGGATCGACTACCCCTTCGAGCGCTTCGGCGGCGACGGCATGTCCCAGTGGCACGCGCTGCGGGTCGCCTGCCTCGACGGGGAGGTGCGGCGCTTCCTCGCCGCCCATCCGGGCGGCACGGTGGTGGCGCTCGGCGAGGGCCTGGAGACGCAGTTCTGGCGGGTGGACGACGGCCGGGTGCACTGGCTGACGGTGGACCTGCCCGAGACGGTGGAGGTACGGGGGAAGCTGCTGCCCGACGACCCGCCGCGGCGCCGAACGGTGGCCTGCTCGGCGCTCGACCTGCGCTGGATGGACGAGGTCGGCGACGACACCCCGCCGCAGGATGTGCTGGTGACCGCGCAGGGCCTGCTGATGTACCTGCCGCCGCGCGACGTCAAGCGGCTGATCGCGGCCTGCGCGGAGCGCTTCCCGGGCGGTTCGTTCCTCTTCGACGCGCTGCCGCGGGGGATGGTGGCCCGCAACCAGGCCGCCGGCACGGAACCCGCCGGGGGCTACCGCGCCCCGCGCTGGCAGTGGGGCATGGACACCAAGGAATATCCGAAGGTGGCCACCGCCTCGCCGCGGATCGCCGACGTCCGCAGCCTGCCGCTGCCGCGCGGCCGCGGCGTCTACGCGATCGCCCCGGTCTCGCACCTGCTGCCCGGGGTGCGGTCGATGCGGATGTCGATCGTGTCGGTGCGCTTCGGCCCCGCCGACTACCGTAATGACGCGCGGGCCTGA
- a CDS encoding discoidin domain-containing protein, with protein MRVTPQGLSISRKRFRQSPQAIVLLVLVMIASAYLSIVATSSRAATPVLLSQGKPATASSVQDAFTAGAAVDGDTGTRWSSAASDPQWLQVDLGSSQPITQVVLNWETAYGKSFQIQVSDNASTWNSVYSTATGTGGVQTLNVTGTGRYVRMYGTARGTQWGYSLWEFQVYGGSGGGTPPATCGTTTAALGKPATASSTENAGTPASAAFDGNAGTRWSSAASDPQWVQVDLGSSQALCGAQLSWETAYAKAYQIQVSDNGSTWNTAYSTANGTGGVENLSFNATGRYVRMYGTARGTQWGYSLWEFQVYGGSGGGTPPATCGTTTAALGKPATASSTENAGTPASAAFDGNAGTRWSSAASDPQWVQVDLGSSQALCGAQLSWETAYAKAYQIQVSDNGSTWNTAYSTTNGTGGVENLSFNATGRYVRMYGTVRATQYGYSLWEFTLLTAGGGTTTPPPGGGDGSCPWVGSTAPVSTRVSQVMAQMTTAQKVSILHGNNNSSPYIGNITGIPSLCIPNISLQDGPHGVGDGLGGVTQMPSANASAATFDNALEQQYGAAIGAEFAGKGVQVALGPTLNIVRDPRWGRSFETFSEDPYLNGQMATADIKGIQSQGVMAEMKHVAVYNIENPAGTVIVDKRTMQELYLPAFQAAVQQGSPAAAMCAYSIVNNVPACQNPDLMNTGLYSQANFGGFITSDWGGTHSTVESANAGLTVEMPNGYFFADFLAQAVANGTVSQTTLNTMVSRLLTQFFTFGLFDKAPSGSRDATVTTPAHVQVALQGAEEGTVLLKNNGILPLSTATTHSIAVIGWDGGAGVQSIGGGSATVTSSGTVWPITGIQNWVAGTGTTVQYDDATNLASAVTLARSSDVAIVYASDNYGNEEHDTTTLDLPDNGGSQVKQNDMIAQVAAANPHTIVVLNNNSAINMPWLNQVAGVFEGFYPGQQTGTAMAALIFGDVNPSGKLPVTFPKSLADVPADTAAQWPGTNGQVQYSEGLDVGYRWYDARNIEPLFPFGFGLSYTTFGYSNLQVGALNGGNATVHVTVTNTGSRAGTDVAQLYVGDPAPTGEPVHQLRGYQRVTLNPGQSQTLTFTVSTHDLAYWNTGSNNWTTAAGTYQILVGDSSRNLPQTGTLTVPTTVNGAIAAALAPKSATADSAAPATAAALSVPNPHGMSSPVHSAVDWAFDPAAAHRAYTASGLPPGISLSASGTFTGAATRTGSYTVTVTAKDQDGAAGSATFVWTTT; from the coding sequence ATGAGGGTCACCCCACAAGGGCTCTCCATTTCCCGTAAACGTTTCCGACAGTCACCGCAGGCCATCGTCCTGCTCGTACTGGTCATGATCGCCTCGGCCTATCTGTCGATCGTGGCGACCTCGTCCCGCGCCGCCACGCCGGTCCTGCTCTCCCAGGGCAAGCCCGCCACGGCCTCGTCCGTGCAGGACGCCTTCACCGCGGGCGCGGCGGTCGACGGCGACACCGGCACCCGCTGGTCAAGCGCCGCGTCCGACCCGCAATGGCTCCAGGTCGACCTCGGCTCCAGCCAGCCGATCACCCAGGTGGTGCTGAACTGGGAGACCGCCTACGGCAAGTCCTTCCAGATCCAGGTGTCGGACAACGCTTCCACATGGAACAGCGTCTACTCCACGGCCACCGGCACCGGCGGCGTCCAGACCCTGAACGTCACCGGCACCGGCCGCTACGTGCGGATGTACGGCACAGCACGCGGCACCCAGTGGGGCTACTCCCTGTGGGAGTTCCAGGTCTACGGCGGCTCCGGCGGCGGCACCCCGCCCGCCACCTGCGGTACGACCACGGCCGCGCTCGGCAAGCCCGCCACGGCGTCCTCGACCGAGAACGCCGGGACCCCCGCCTCGGCCGCCTTCGACGGCAATGCGGGCACCCGCTGGTCCAGCGCGGCGTCCGACCCGCAGTGGGTCCAGGTCGACCTCGGCTCCTCGCAGGCGCTCTGCGGGGCTCAGTTGAGCTGGGAGACGGCCTACGCGAAGGCGTACCAGATCCAGGTCTCCGACAACGGTTCCACGTGGAACACCGCCTACTCCACGGCCAACGGCACGGGCGGGGTGGAGAACCTCTCCTTCAACGCCACCGGCCGCTACGTGCGGATGTACGGCACAGCACGCGGCACCCAGTGGGGCTACTCCCTGTGGGAGTTCCAGGTCTACGGCGGCTCCGGCGGCGGCACCCCGCCCGCCACCTGCGGTACGACCACGGCCGCGCTCGGCAAGCCCGCCACGGCGTCCTCGACCGAGAACGCCGGGACCCCCGCCTCGGCCGCCTTCGACGGCAATGCGGGCACCCGCTGGTCCAGCGCGGCGTCCGACCCGCAGTGGGTCCAGGTCGACCTCGGCTCCTCGCAGGCGCTCTGCGGGGCTCAGTTGAGCTGGGAGACGGCCTACGCGAAGGCGTACCAGATCCAGGTCTCCGACAACGGTTCCACGTGGAACACCGCCTACTCCACGACCAACGGCACGGGCGGGGTGGAGAACCTCTCCTTCAACGCCACCGGCCGCTACGTGCGGATGTACGGCACGGTCCGCGCGACCCAGTACGGCTACTCGCTGTGGGAGTTCACCCTGCTGACCGCCGGTGGCGGCACCACCACCCCGCCGCCCGGCGGCGGTGACGGCAGCTGCCCGTGGGTCGGGTCCACCGCTCCGGTCTCCACCCGCGTCTCGCAGGTCATGGCGCAGATGACCACCGCGCAGAAGGTGTCGATCCTGCACGGCAACAACAACTCCTCGCCGTACATCGGCAACATCACCGGCATCCCGTCGCTGTGCATCCCGAACATCAGTCTGCAGGACGGCCCGCACGGCGTCGGCGACGGACTCGGCGGAGTGACCCAGATGCCGTCCGCCAACGCGTCCGCGGCGACCTTCGACAACGCGCTGGAGCAGCAGTACGGCGCCGCGATCGGCGCGGAGTTCGCCGGCAAGGGCGTGCAGGTGGCGCTCGGCCCGACACTGAACATCGTCCGCGACCCGCGCTGGGGCCGCTCGTTCGAGACCTTCAGCGAGGACCCGTACCTCAACGGGCAGATGGCCACGGCCGACATCAAAGGCATCCAGAGCCAGGGTGTGATGGCCGAGATGAAGCATGTGGCCGTCTACAACATCGAGAACCCGGCGGGCACGGTCATCGTCGACAAGCGGACCATGCAGGAGCTGTATCTGCCCGCCTTCCAGGCGGCGGTGCAGCAGGGCTCGCCGGCCGCGGCGATGTGCGCGTACAGCATCGTCAACAACGTCCCGGCCTGCCAGAACCCGGACCTGATGAACACCGGGCTGTACAGCCAGGCGAACTTCGGCGGTTTCATCACCAGCGACTGGGGCGGCACCCACTCGACCGTGGAGTCCGCCAACGCGGGCCTGACGGTGGAGATGCCCAACGGCTACTTCTTCGCCGACTTCCTGGCCCAGGCCGTCGCCAACGGCACGGTCAGCCAGACCACGCTCAACACCATGGTCAGCCGGCTGCTCACGCAGTTCTTCACCTTCGGCCTGTTCGACAAGGCGCCGAGCGGTTCGCGGGACGCCACCGTGACCACTCCCGCACATGTGCAGGTCGCGCTCCAGGGCGCGGAGGAGGGCACGGTCCTGCTCAAGAACAACGGCATCCTGCCGCTGTCCACCGCCACCACCCACTCGATCGCCGTGATCGGCTGGGACGGCGGAGCCGGAGTGCAGTCCATCGGCGGCGGCAGCGCCACCGTGACCAGCTCCGGCACGGTCTGGCCGATCACCGGCATCCAGAACTGGGTCGCCGGCACCGGCACCACCGTGCAGTACGACGACGCGACGAACCTGGCCTCCGCGGTCACCCTGGCCCGTTCCTCCGACGTCGCGATCGTCTACGCCAGCGACAACTACGGCAACGAGGAGCACGACACCACCACCCTCGACCTGCCCGACAACGGCGGCAGCCAGGTCAAGCAGAACGACATGATCGCCCAGGTCGCCGCGGCGAACCCGCACACGATCGTGGTGCTCAACAACAACTCGGCCATCAACATGCCGTGGCTGAACCAGGTCGCGGGCGTCTTCGAGGGCTTCTACCCGGGCCAGCAGACCGGCACGGCGATGGCGGCGCTGATCTTCGGCGACGTCAACCCGTCCGGCAAGCTGCCGGTGACCTTCCCCAAGTCGCTGGCCGACGTGCCCGCCGACACCGCGGCCCAGTGGCCCGGCACCAACGGGCAGGTGCAGTACAGCGAGGGCCTGGATGTCGGCTACCGCTGGTACGACGCCAGGAACATCGAGCCGCTCTTCCCGTTCGGCTTCGGCCTGTCCTACACCACCTTCGGCTACAGCAACCTGCAGGTCGGCGCGCTCAACGGCGGCAATGCCACGGTCCACGTCACGGTGACCAACACCGGGTCGCGGGCGGGCACGGACGTCGCCCAGCTCTACGTCGGCGACCCGGCGCCCACCGGGGAGCCGGTGCACCAGCTGCGCGGCTACCAGCGCGTCACCCTCAACCCGGGCCAGTCGCAGACGCTGACCTTCACGGTCAGCACCCACGATCTGGCCTACTGGAACACCGGCAGCAACAACTGGACCACAGCCGCGGGCACCTACCAGATCCTGGTGGGCGACTCCTCCCGCAACCTGCCGCAGACCGGCACGCTCACCGTGCCGACCACGGTCAACGGCGCCATCGCCGCCGCCCTCGCCCCGAAGTCGGCCACCGCAGACTCCGCGGCGCCCGCCACCGCCGCCGCGCTGTCCGTGCCCAACCCGCACGGCATGAGCAGCCCGGTGCACTCCGCCGTCGACTGGGCCTTCGACCCGGCCGCGGCACACCGCGCCTACACCGCGTCCGGCCTGCCGCCCGGCATCTCGCTCAGCGCGAGCGGCACCTTCACCGGCGCGGCGACCCGGACCGGCAGCTACACCGTCACGGTCACCGCGAAGGACCAGGACGGCGCCGCCGGTTCCGCGACCTTCGTGTGGACCACCACCTGA
- a CDS encoding DinB family protein — translation MTEPTAEQPGPEIATLLDCLTGQRRHVLGILDGLGEADLRRPVLPSGWSCLGLVRHLALDVERFWFGAVLAGDPAVIAALDEEPNAWLLDPEVPAAAILDLYRRETSLADAIITATPPDTAPAWWPTELFGEQNLHSHREILLHVITETACHTGHLDAVRELIDGRQRLVLTD, via the coding sequence ATGACGGAGCCGACCGCGGAGCAGCCCGGTCCCGAGATCGCGACGCTGCTGGACTGCCTGACCGGCCAGCGCAGGCATGTGCTGGGCATCCTGGACGGACTCGGCGAGGCGGACCTGCGCCGCCCGGTCCTGCCGTCCGGCTGGAGCTGCCTGGGCCTGGTCCGCCATCTCGCGCTGGACGTCGAGCGCTTCTGGTTCGGCGCGGTCCTCGCGGGAGACCCGGCCGTCATCGCGGCCCTGGACGAGGAGCCCAACGCCTGGCTGCTGGACCCCGAAGTCCCGGCCGCCGCGATACTGGACCTCTACCGCCGTGAGACCTCACTCGCCGACGCGATCATCACCGCCACGCCCCCGGACACCGCCCCCGCCTGGTGGCCGACCGAACTCTTCGGCGAACAGAACCTGCACAGCCACCGCGAGATCCTGCTGCACGTCATCACCGAGACCGCCTGCCACACCGGCCACCTCGACGCGGTCCGCGAACTCATCGACGGCCGCCAGCGGCTGGTCCTGACCGACTGA
- a CDS encoding MarR family winged helix-turn-helix transcriptional regulator — translation MTTDSALAPSQDAGSADLSFLLQHTAHVLTTQMTAALAEIGMSPRAHCVLAHAAQTERTQAQLAELSDLDKTTMVVTVDQLERAGLAQRVPSATDRRARIIRVTAAGADVAAAGQEIVDRVHEDVLGALPEPERSAFVSALNRLATGHLAAPADSPEGVQGVRRPRQARQ, via the coding sequence ATGACCACGGATTCCGCCCTCGCACCCTCGCAGGACGCCGGCTCCGCCGACCTGTCGTTCCTGCTCCAGCACACCGCCCACGTGCTGACCACGCAGATGACGGCCGCCCTCGCCGAGATCGGCATGTCGCCGCGGGCGCACTGCGTGCTGGCACATGCCGCGCAGACCGAGCGGACGCAGGCGCAGCTCGCCGAGCTGTCCGACCTGGACAAGACGACGATGGTGGTGACCGTCGACCAGTTGGAGCGGGCCGGTCTCGCCCAGCGGGTGCCGTCGGCGACCGACCGCAGGGCGCGCATCATCCGGGTGACCGCGGCGGGCGCGGACGTGGCGGCAGCAGGGCAGGAGATCGTCGACCGGGTGCACGAAGACGTCCTGGGCGCGCTGCCCGAGCCGGAGCGCTCGGCCTTCGTCTCGGCGCTGAACCGGCTGGCCACCGGGCATCTCGCGGCGCCGGCCGACTCCCCGGAAGGCGTCCAGGGGGTGCGCCGCCCGCGGCAGGCCCGGCAGTGA
- a CDS encoding beta-lactamase family protein: protein MTVDGGSGIGASGGGELLPATRRALLHRVAVGQSEGRTPSLVGAVVREGAMVWSGSRSMIEGHAPDADTQYRIGSITKSFVAVLVMRLRDEGLLELTDPLSRHLPETAVEAGAGGPATAGRLTVGQLLSHTSGIASETPGPWWERTPGTLRPELADVLGADPVKHPAGRRYHYSNPGFALLGALVEQVRGVPWGEALQAEVLDPLGMARTTLLPQAPAAGGFAVHPWADVMRPEAVQDTGRMAPAGQLWSTAGDLARWAAFLMAGREGVLGAATLEEMRQPAAPPEAADMDSGYGLGLQLARRGGRLLAGHTGSMPGFLATVWVSVEDGVGAVALTNATSGPQIGAIAADLLAITADAEPGLPAAWRPADTLAPDVLELAGPWYWGTQGFSLRIDADGGPSLKPLTGQGRATRFHVEHDGTWTGREGYYAGETLRAVRAADGSVSHLDLGSFVFTREPYEPSAPLPGGFPGWH from the coding sequence GTGACCGTGGACGGCGGATCGGGAATCGGAGCGAGTGGCGGCGGGGAGCTGCTTCCCGCCACCCGGCGGGCCCTGCTGCACCGGGTGGCGGTGGGCCAGAGCGAAGGGCGTACTCCCTCACTGGTCGGGGCGGTCGTGCGAGAAGGGGCGATGGTCTGGTCCGGCTCGCGCAGCATGATCGAGGGCCACGCGCCTGACGCCGACACCCAGTACCGCATCGGCTCGATCACCAAGTCCTTCGTCGCTGTGCTGGTCATGCGGCTGCGGGACGAGGGGCTGCTGGAGCTGACCGACCCGCTGAGCCGCCATCTGCCGGAAACGGCGGTGGAAGCGGGCGCGGGCGGGCCGGCCACGGCCGGGCGGCTGACGGTGGGCCAGCTGCTCAGCCACACCTCGGGCATCGCCTCCGAGACGCCGGGGCCCTGGTGGGAGCGCACCCCGGGGACGCTGCGGCCCGAGCTGGCGGATGTGCTCGGCGCCGACCCGGTCAAGCACCCGGCGGGGCGCCGCTACCACTACTCCAACCCCGGCTTCGCCCTGCTCGGCGCCCTGGTGGAGCAGGTGCGCGGGGTGCCGTGGGGCGAGGCGCTGCAGGCCGAGGTGCTCGATCCGCTGGGCATGGCGCGGACGACGTTGCTGCCGCAGGCTCCCGCTGCCGGCGGCTTCGCCGTCCACCCGTGGGCGGATGTGATGCGGCCCGAGGCCGTACAGGACACCGGGCGGATGGCGCCTGCCGGGCAGTTGTGGTCGACGGCCGGTGATCTGGCGCGCTGGGCGGCCTTCCTGATGGCGGGGCGGGAGGGGGTGCTGGGCGCGGCGACGCTGGAGGAGATGCGGCAGCCCGCCGCGCCGCCCGAGGCCGCGGACATGGACAGCGGCTACGGGCTCGGCCTGCAGCTGGCCCGGCGCGGCGGCCGCCTGCTGGCCGGCCACACCGGTTCGATGCCCGGCTTCCTGGCAACGGTCTGGGTGAGCGTCGAGGACGGTGTCGGCGCGGTCGCGCTGACCAACGCGACCTCGGGGCCGCAGATCGGCGCCATCGCCGCCGACCTGCTGGCGATCACCGCCGACGCCGAGCCGGGACTGCCCGCCGCCTGGCGCCCCGCCGACACGCTCGCCCCGGACGTGCTGGAGCTGGCTGGCCCCTGGTATTGGGGCACCCAGGGCTTCTCGCTGCGGATCGACGCCGACGGCGGGCCGAGCCTCAAGCCGCTGACCGGCCAGGGCCGCGCCACGCGGTTCCACGTGGAACATGACGGGACCTGGACCGGTCGCGAGGGCTACTACGCGGGCGAGACGCTGCGGGCGGTCCGCGCGGCGGACGGCTCGGTCAGCCATCTCGACCTCGGCTCCTTCGTCTTCACGCGCGAGCCCTACGAGCCGTCGGCTCCGCTGCCCGGCGGTTTTCCCGGCTGGCACTGA
- a CDS encoding NUDIX hydrolase, translated as MPPDPQPSPATRPVVKRTARALVFDGDQLVLIKRTKPGMAPYWVTPGGGVEDDDAGVVAALHREIDEELGAKITDVVPAFVDTVEHISDDGSHGVKVQFFFACRLESMDLDRRHGPEVDDPCGDYEVVRVPFSRMGIASVGIVPLTLRHYLDANIEGVLGLLGPELG; from the coding sequence ATGCCCCCGGATCCACAGCCCAGCCCCGCCACCCGCCCGGTGGTCAAGCGCACCGCCCGAGCCCTGGTCTTCGACGGTGACCAGCTCGTCCTGATCAAGCGCACCAAGCCCGGCATGGCGCCCTACTGGGTCACGCCCGGCGGTGGCGTCGAGGACGACGACGCCGGTGTCGTCGCCGCCCTGCACCGCGAGATCGACGAGGAGCTGGGCGCCAAGATCACCGACGTGGTGCCCGCCTTCGTCGACACCGTCGAGCACATCTCGGACGACGGTTCGCACGGCGTGAAGGTGCAGTTCTTCTTCGCCTGCCGGCTGGAGTCGATGGATCTCGACCGGCGGCACGGTCCCGAGGTGGACGACCCCTGCGGGGACTACGAGGTGGTGCGGGTGCCGTTCAGCAGGATGGGCATCGCCTCGGTGGGCATCGTGCCGCTGACCCTGCGGCACTACCTGGACGCCAATATCGAGGGCGTGCTCGGACTGCTCGGGCCCGAGCTGGGCTGA
- a CDS encoding DHA2 family efflux MFS transporter permease subunit: MPLSSRSRGAALAVLSAGTLMIILDGTIVTVALPSIQRDLGFSQSALAWVVNAYLIAFGGLLLLSGRLGDLIGRRRILVGGLAAFTAASLACGLADSAGLLITARFVQGAAGAMVSAVSLGMVIALYPEPSGRGRAMGVYSFVQSAGGVLGLLAGGILTQAVNWHWIFFVNLPIGAAAAVLSLRLLPDDRPAGRSVSGSAGEPGSPVRGADAPGALLVTAALMLGVYTIVGTADHGWTSASTLAFGAVSLALLAGFLVRQAKAPQPLMPLRLFRSRLVTGANVVQALMVAGGFGFQFMVTLYLQRVLGYDPLRIGLAIAPTGLVIGVMSLVLSARLGARFGERAVLLPSLALFAGGFLLLARVPAGHASYVTDVLPATLVFGTAFGLAMPALMTLGMSDATPADSGLISGVFNTAQQIGAALGLAVLAALASARTDHLTAAGHSQAAALTGGYHLAFLVAAGLLAVATVAAALLLRAPVRGGAAGMPAAASDEVSASRENRRAAEPTARRARA; this comes from the coding sequence ATGCCACTGTCTTCCCGTTCCCGCGGCGCAGCCCTCGCCGTACTCAGCGCGGGCACCCTCATGATCATCCTGGACGGCACGATCGTGACCGTCGCGCTGCCGTCAATCCAGCGCGACCTGGGCTTTTCCCAGTCCGCCCTGGCCTGGGTGGTGAACGCCTACCTCATCGCCTTCGGCGGCCTGCTGCTGCTGTCCGGCAGGCTCGGCGACCTCATCGGGCGCCGCCGCATCCTGGTCGGCGGGCTGGCCGCGTTCACCGCCGCATCGCTGGCCTGCGGCCTCGCCGACTCTGCCGGCCTGCTGATCACCGCCCGCTTCGTCCAGGGCGCCGCCGGTGCGATGGTCTCCGCGGTCAGCCTGGGCATGGTGATCGCCCTCTATCCGGAGCCGAGCGGGCGCGGGCGGGCCATGGGCGTCTACAGCTTCGTCCAGTCGGCGGGCGGTGTGCTCGGATTGCTGGCCGGCGGCATCCTCACCCAGGCCGTGAACTGGCACTGGATCTTCTTCGTCAACCTGCCGATCGGCGCGGCCGCTGCCGTGCTCAGCCTGCGCCTGCTGCCGGACGACCGGCCGGCCGGCAGGTCCGTCAGCGGGTCCGCCGGGGAGCCGGGCAGCCCGGTGCGCGGCGCCGACGCACCCGGCGCCCTGCTGGTCACCGCCGCCCTGATGCTGGGCGTCTACACCATCGTCGGCACCGCCGACCACGGCTGGACGTCCGCGTCCACCCTCGCCTTCGGCGCGGTCTCGCTGGCGCTGCTGGCCGGCTTCCTGGTCCGGCAGGCCAAGGCGCCGCAGCCGCTGATGCCGCTGCGGCTCTTCCGCTCCCGGCTGGTGACCGGCGCCAACGTCGTGCAGGCGCTGATGGTGGCCGGCGGCTTCGGCTTCCAGTTCATGGTCACCCTCTACCTCCAGCGCGTGCTGGGCTACGACCCGCTGCGGATCGGCCTGGCCATCGCGCCCACCGGGCTCGTCATCGGCGTGATGTCGCTCGTGCTGTCGGCCAGGCTGGGCGCCCGCTTCGGCGAGCGGGCGGTGCTGCTGCCCAGCCTCGCGCTCTTCGCCGGCGGCTTCCTGCTGCTGGCCCGGGTGCCCGCGGGCCACGCCTCGTACGTCACGGACGTCCTCCCGGCGACGCTGGTCTTCGGGACCGCCTTCGGCCTTGCGATGCCGGCCCTGATGACACTCGGCATGTCCGACGCCACGCCCGCCGACTCCGGTCTGATCTCGGGCGTCTTCAACACCGCCCAGCAGATCGGCGCCGCGCTGGGCCTGGCCGTGCTCGCCGCGCTGGCCAGCGCCCGCACCGACCACCTGACCGCCGCGGGCCACTCGCAGGCCGCGGCCCTGACCGGCGGCTACCACCTGGCCTTCCTGGTCGCCGCCGGCCTGCTCGCGGTGGCGACCGTGGCCGCCGCCCTGCTGCTCAGGGCGCCGGTACGCGGCGGCGCGGCGGGCATGCCGGCCGCCGCCTCCGACGAGGTCAGTGCCAGCCGGGAAAACCGCCGGGCAGCGGAGCCGACGGCTCGTAGGGCTCGCGCGTGA
- the dnaB gene encoding replicative DNA helicase — protein MTQPEPADDHWPDPPDDRPGPPPGVSPFRKKTASDDNRYSEGGGGFERVPPQDLDAEQSVLGGMLLSKDAIADVVEVIKGADFYRPAHETIYTAILDLYARGEPADPITTAAELTKRGEIARVGGAPYLHTLVNAVPTAANAEYYAEIVHERAVLRRLVEAGTRITQMGYAADGDVDEIVNNAQAEIYAVTEQRTSEDYLPLGDIMEGALDEIEAIGSRSGQMSGVPTGFTDLDSLTNGLHPGQMIVIAARPAMGKSTLALDFARTCSIANKMPSVIFSLEMGRNEIAMRLLSAEARVALHHMRSGTMTDDDWTKVARRMSDVTEAPLYIDDSPNLSMMEIRAKCRRLKQRNDLRLVVIDYLQLMQSGGSRRPESRQQEVSDMSRNLKLLAKELEVPVIALSQLNRGPEQRTDKKPMVSDLRESGSIEQDADMVILLHREDAYEKESPRAGEADLIVAKHRNGPTATITVAFQGHYSRFVDMAQT, from the coding sequence GTGACCCAGCCCGAACCCGCCGACGACCACTGGCCCGACCCGCCGGACGACCGCCCCGGACCGCCGCCCGGAGTCAGCCCCTTCCGCAAGAAGACCGCCTCCGACGACAACCGCTACTCCGAGGGCGGCGGCGGCTTCGAGCGTGTCCCCCCGCAGGACCTCGACGCCGAGCAGTCCGTGCTCGGCGGCATGCTGCTCTCCAAGGACGCCATCGCCGACGTCGTCGAGGTGATCAAGGGCGCCGACTTCTACCGGCCCGCCCACGAGACCATCTACACGGCGATCCTCGACCTCTACGCCCGCGGTGAGCCCGCAGACCCCATCACCACCGCCGCCGAGCTGACCAAGCGCGGCGAGATCGCCCGCGTCGGCGGCGCCCCCTACCTGCACACCCTGGTCAACGCCGTCCCCACCGCGGCCAACGCCGAGTATTACGCCGAGATCGTCCACGAGCGGGCGGTGCTGCGCCGGCTGGTCGAGGCAGGCACCCGTATCACCCAGATGGGATACGCGGCCGACGGCGACGTGGACGAGATCGTCAACAACGCGCAGGCCGAGATCTACGCCGTCACCGAGCAGCGCACCTCGGAGGACTACCTCCCGCTCGGCGACATCATGGAGGGCGCCCTCGACGAGATCGAGGCGATCGGCTCCCGCAGCGGCCAGATGTCCGGTGTCCCCACCGGCTTCACCGACCTGGACTCCCTCACCAACGGCCTGCACCCGGGCCAGATGATCGTCATCGCGGCCCGCCCCGCGATGGGCAAGTCGACGCTCGCGCTGGACTTCGCCCGGACGTGCTCCATCGCGAACAAGATGCCCAGCGTGATCTTCTCCCTCGAGATGGGCCGCAACGAGATCGCCATGCGCCTGCTGTCCGCCGAGGCCAGGGTCGCTCTGCACCACATGCGCTCGGGCACGATGACCGACGACGACTGGACCAAGGTCGCCCGCCGGATGTCCGACGTCACCGAGGCACCGCTGTACATCGACGACTCGCCCAACCTGTCGATGATGGAGATCCGCGCCAAGTGCCGCCGCCTCAAGCAGCGCAACGACCTGCGGCTGGTCGTCATCGACTACCTCCAGCTGATGCAGTCCGGCGGTTCCCGCCGCCCCGAGAGCCGCCAGCAGGAGGTCTCGGACATGTCCCGGAATCTCAAGCTGCTGGCCAAGGAGCTGGAAGTCCCGGTCATCGCCCTCTCGCAGCTCAACCGTGGCCCAGAGCAGCGCACCGACAAGAAGCCGATGGTCTCCGACCTGCGCGAATCCGGCTCGATCGAGCAGGACGCCGACATGGTGATCCTGCTGCACCGCGAAGACGCCTACGAGAAGGAGTCCCCGCGCGCCGGCGAGGCCGACCTGATCGTCGCCAAGCACCGCAACGGCCCCACGGCCACCATCACCGTGGCCTTCCAGGGCCACTACTCCCGCTTCGTGGACATGGCCCAGACCTGA